The region ATATAAATACAATAGGAAGTTTTGTCGAAAAAAAGTTTTTTACTTTCCTAAAAATAAAATAATTCTTTATCACCTATCATTTAAAATTAATGCTGTATTTCTAACTTAAGTATTTAAATTCAAAAAAAATTAATAAATTTTCATATTCACTTAATAAGCTGAGTACCAGACTTTCCACAATACAAATACCATTTCATTCTAACTATTAATAAATAAAAATCCTATATATAATAAAAATTTTTTAAATCTAATATTAGAACCCTTTTTCTAGCTTAAATAATATCAAAAATCATTTCTCCATAAAAAATTAAAACTCTCTTTTTGATTTCTCACCTCCCCTAAGGGGGGACAATTAAATAATAAAAAAGTATTTTTCTAACTAAAATTCAACTTTTTTAAACCACTATTTTCGACAATAACAAACAGTTATCTACAAACAATTCACAACCATGTGGACAAAAAACGACACTTATCTACAGTTTATTCACAAGATATCAACAAGCAAAAACTTCGTTAAATCGACACTTTCAGACACTTATCCTCAATATCCACAAAGCTTATTATTATTGTTATTATAAAAAAAATATAATATATAATAATAACAAAAAAAGACGTGAATCGACAAACTCACATCTCTATTTAAAACTGTGTATAAAGACTATTAAATTAAATTTAAATGAGTTAACGTTCTCTTTAATTGAGCAATGGGTAATCCCATGACACTATAATAATCTCCAGAAATAGATTTTACTAATTCAAACCCTTTTCCTTGAATTCCATAAGATCCTGCCTTATCCATTGGTTCTCCACTTTTAATATAATTTAAAATCCATTCATCTGTAACATAATAAAATTCAACATCCGTAATATTAACGAAACTTGTTAATAACTCTTTTTCTTTATTAATAATACTTACACCTGTCATAACCTGATGTTTACGTCCTGATAAATTTTTTAACGTATTAAATGCATCTTCTTCATTTTTTGGTTTACCTAAAATTTTTCCATCACAGACAACAATCGTATCCGCACCAATAACAGTTTCACTT is a window of Turicibacter sanguinis DNA encoding:
- a CDS encoding Maf family protein produces the protein MGIILASQSPRRKELLELAGIEHRVVVSAVDEVMDADLDVADQVQDLAIQKACAVADLFESETVIGADTIVVCDGKILGKPKNEEDAFNTLKNLSGRKHQVMTGVSIINKEKELLTSFVNITDVEFYYVTDEWILNYIKSGEPMDKAGSYGIQGKGFELVKSISGDYYSVMGLPIAQLKRTLTHLNLI